Proteins from one Coregonus clupeaformis isolate EN_2021a chromosome 25, ASM2061545v1, whole genome shotgun sequence genomic window:
- the LOC121538815 gene encoding protein Z-dependent protease inhibitor gives MMMKVGLLFLLTHVCTLTPVYQTQEQSPNITDLTFKNMDFAMNLYRKIAGYHDNNIFFSPLSISTAFATLSMAAQGPTRDQILKGLNLAYLDRDNQPDIIPELFQHLQGNITQDESLKLDQSTAFFVCLKCEVESDYLDQIKKFFNADIKNVDFANTKASVGMINDYIMRKTDNKVKEMVSDLDPLTQLILINTIFFQGEWQMPFNPNHTEIQRFYIDNYNIVQVPMMLRMEDKFYTMEDFPLNAKVLKLPYRNGVSMLILLPNKGLDYTTIDDEITAERFLRWIKNLKERKLEVQLPKFKMEQSYAMHKILPDLGISRIFHDTANLTKLSKDPGLKVSEVLHKAVIEVDERGTTAAAATDSGIIGYALPSSFIVNRPFFFFIYHEVTNSLLFMGRVIDPTKNGV, from the exons ATGATGATGAAGGTGGGACTCCTTTTCCTCCTGACCCATGTCTGCACCCTCACCCCTGTCTACCAAACTCAAGAGCAGAGCCCCAACATCACAGACCTGACCTTCAAGAACATGGACTTTGCCATGAATCTCTACAGGAAGATTGCTGGTTACCATGATAATAACATATTTTTCTCACCCCTGAGCATATCCACAGCTTTTGCTACCCTCTCCATGGCAGCACAGGGTCCCACACGAGACCAGATACTGAAGGGGCTCAACCTGGCCTACCTAGATCGGGACAACCAGCCAGACATAATTCCAGAGCTCTTCCAACACCTCCAAGGGAACATCACACAAGATGAATCATTGAAACTGGACCAGAGCACTGCCTTCTTTGTTTGCCTAAAGTGTGAGGTAGAGAGTGACTACCTTGACCAGATCAAGAAATTCTTCAACGCTGATATAAAAAATGTGGACTTTGCAAATACAAAAGCTAGCGTTGGCATGATCAATGATTACATAATGAGAAAGACTGATAACAAAGTCAAGGAGATGGTCTCTGACTTGGATCCACTTACCCAACTTATCCTCATCAACACCATTTTCTTTCAGG GTGAATGGCAGATGCCCTTCAACCCCAATCACACAGAAATTCAACGCTTCTATATTGACAACTACAACATTGTCCAGGTGCCTATGATGTTAAGAATGGAGGATAAGTTCTACACAATGGAAGACTTTCCCCTGAATGCCAAGGTGCTGAAGCTGCCATACCGAAATGGTGTTTCAATGCTTATCCTGCTACCCAACAAAGGCCTGGATTATACCACAATAGATGACGAAATCACAGCTGAGAGATTCCTCAGATGGATTAAAAACCTGAAAGAAAG gaaactAGAAGTTCAACTGCCCAAGTTCAAGATGGAGCAATCCTACGCCATGCACAAAATCCTACCAGATTTGGGTATATCCAGAATCTTCCATGACACCGCTAACCTCACTAAATTGAGCAAAGACCCAGGCCTGAAGGTGTCAGAG GTGTTGCACAAGGCAGTGATCGAGGTGGATGAGAGAGGCACCACTGCAGCCGCTGCCACAGACAGCGGCATTATTGGATACGCCTTACCCTCTTCCTTCATCGTCAACCGACCCTTCTTCTTTTTTATCTACCATGAGGTCACTAACAGCTTGTTGTTCATGGGCCGAGTGATTGACCCCACCAAAAACGGAGTCTAa